A single window of Metallosphaera hakonensis JCM 8857 = DSM 7519 DNA harbors:
- a CDS encoding ArsR/SmtB family transcription factor — MGVLADKTRLRILSLLRTDELCVCELEELVPGSQSNISQHLFKLKSFKLVNERKRGQWKYYRINNEIPKIVIEILDLLPDTREEIAAFRARGSRCRI; from the coding sequence TTGGGAGTTCTAGCAGATAAAACCAGGTTAAGAATTCTCTCTTTGTTGAGAACCGATGAGTTATGTGTATGTGAATTGGAAGAATTAGTACCTGGTTCCCAATCGAATATTTCTCAACATTTATTCAAGCTCAAGTCGTTTAAATTAGTTAATGAGAGAAAAAGGGGGCAGTGGAAATATTATAGGATAAACAACGAAATCCCAAAAATAGTTATTGAGATTCTGGACCTCTTGCCTGATACAAGGGAGGAAATCGCAGCGTTTAGAGCCAGGGGATCTAGGTGCAGAATCTAA
- a CDS encoding ATP-binding protein, with protein sequence MDTGGFPEALMIGKEQVDVIYNDILFKDIMFRYKIREMEKFKDFSRSLISYYSSEVSLSRLAKIVEVDKKTIDLWSYGLENSYLNLFPPQVRGKTQGEINFQ encoded by the coding sequence TTGGACACGGGAGGTTTTCCGGAGGCCCTCATGATAGGTAAAGAACAGGTGGATGTGATCTACAACGACATCCTCTTCAAGGATATAATGTTTAGATACAAAATCAGGGAGATGGAGAAGTTCAAAGACTTCTCCAGGAGTTTGATCTCCTACTACTCGTCGGAAGTGTCTTTGTCCAGGCTGGCTAAGATTGTGGAGGTTGATAAGAAGACCATCGATTTGTGGTCTTACGGCCTTGAAAACTCTTACTTAAACCTATTTCCTCCCCAGGTTCGGGGAAAAACCCAGGGAGAGATTAACTTTCAATAA
- a CDS encoding NUDIX hydrolase yields the protein MNRYPQILSVHLFLLKGDKILLQLRKNTGYRDGWWSVVAGHVEAKESAKEAMVREAREEAGIEIEGEDLSLVHAMHRFENQERVDFFFKCTRWKGEPSIRESDKTGALEWYEISKLPENTVPYVSSSSKYLT from the coding sequence ATGAACAGATATCCTCAGATCCTTTCTGTACACCTCTTCCTGTTAAAGGGGGACAAGATACTTTTACAGTTAAGGAAGAACACGGGCTATAGGGACGGTTGGTGGAGCGTCGTAGCGGGTCACGTTGAAGCTAAGGAATCAGCCAAGGAAGCTATGGTTAGGGAAGCTAGAGAAGAGGCGGGGATAGAGATAGAAGGGGAAGATCTCTCCCTGGTCCATGCTATGCACAGATTCGAGAACCAGGAGCGGGTGGACTTTTTCTTTAAGTGCACCAGATGGAAGGGAGAGCCTTCAATAAGGGAGTCGGACAAGACGGGAGCGCTGGAGTGGTATGAAATATCCAAGCTACCTGAAAACACGGTTCCTTACGTTAGTAGTTCCAGTAAGTATTTGACCTAG
- a CDS encoding tetratricopeptide repeat protein, whose amino-acid sequence MDIEKLIEEGYRRPDHELEDYFRKLYEEFNDDPRIVYEYANVLDYLGKEREAIPLYREALRKGVSGKRHDMCLVQLASSLRLVGDFRESYEILSNLFHGTKEPSSLLFLSLTLVSLNKMDEAFCLMFRYILGKNEGFLEDYRRALTQYIDEICKNQGNI is encoded by the coding sequence GTGGATATAGAAAAATTGATAGAGGAAGGATATAGGAGACCCGATCACGAATTAGAAGATTATTTTAGAAAATTATATGAAGAATTCAATGATGATCCTAGAATCGTCTATGAATATGCAAACGTTCTGGATTACTTGGGAAAGGAGAGGGAGGCGATACCCTTATACAGGGAGGCCTTAAGGAAGGGGGTGTCGGGGAAACGTCATGACATGTGTTTGGTTCAGTTAGCTAGTTCCCTACGTTTAGTGGGCGATTTCCGTGAAAGCTATGAAATTTTATCTAACTTATTCCATGGAACCAAGGAACCGTCCTCCCTCCTTTTCCTTTCCCTCACGTTGGTTAGTTTAAACAAAATGGACGAGGCGTTTTGCTTAATGTTCAGGTATATTTTGGGGAAAAATGAGGGTTTCCTTGAGGACTATAGGAGAGCACTTACGCAATATATTGATGAAATATGCAAAAATCAAGGAAATATATAG
- a CDS encoding zinc metalloprotease HtpX, whose protein sequence is MRVKQKLIVSMVVALILTVLSEGLILLVLSSLLRFPVLLSIPILFVFWLIQWLIAPYLVGRGGYEVLPSDPTYGWIVELVHRVSIASKVKPPKVFLVDMPYPNAFAYGNALSGRRIGITLPLLRILDEDELTSVLAHEVGHIKHRDVEIGMTLGLIPTALGYISTLLMNVGFFAILLAGDEIEFLFALLAIALGFVLLIVTFTLQLFVLWFNRLRESYADYNSFSVLGEGSKALATALAKIELYMQKIRLDPFTGIIVTAAPVRVEEQEPLLVVREWLQKRVSVLTDILSTHPHPARRVQMLYRLIKENWT, encoded by the coding sequence ATGAGGGTCAAGCAGAAGCTGATCGTTAGCATGGTTGTAGCCCTTATCCTTACTGTACTTTCCGAGGGCTTGATCCTGTTAGTGTTATCCTCCCTCCTTAGGTTTCCGGTCCTCTTGTCCATACCAATTCTCTTCGTCTTCTGGTTAATTCAATGGCTGATTGCCCCATACTTGGTAGGCAGGGGAGGTTACGAGGTCCTACCGAGCGATCCCACGTATGGTTGGATCGTAGAACTAGTTCATCGAGTCTCCATTGCCTCCAAGGTTAAACCCCCTAAGGTATTCCTGGTGGACATGCCCTATCCCAACGCGTTCGCTTACGGAAACGCCCTGAGCGGGAGACGAATAGGAATAACTCTCCCTCTGCTCAGGATTTTAGACGAAGATGAGTTGACCTCAGTATTGGCCCACGAAGTTGGCCACATAAAGCACAGGGACGTTGAGATCGGAATGACCCTAGGGTTAATTCCCACCGCTTTGGGTTACATTAGTACCCTTTTAATGAACGTGGGATTCTTCGCCATCCTCCTCGCCGGAGATGAAATTGAGTTCCTGTTTGCTTTGCTAGCTATTGCCCTGGGGTTCGTACTTTTAATAGTGACCTTCACTCTTCAGCTTTTCGTCCTCTGGTTTAACAGACTCAGGGAGTCCTACGCTGACTACAACTCGTTCTCGGTCCTCGGTGAGGGATCCAAGGCCCTGGCGACGGCACTGGCTAAGATAGAGTTGTATATGCAGAAAATCAGACTAGATCCGTTCACCGGAATAATAGTTACCGCAGCCCCTGTCAGGGTTGAGGAGCAGGAACCTCTGCTTGTTGTAAGAGAGTGGTTACAGAAGAGAGTGAGCGTTCTTACCGATATCCTCTCTACCCATCCGCATCCGGCTAGGAGAGTTCAGATGCTGTATAGACTAATTAAGGAGAATTGGACTTGA
- a CDS encoding ATP-binding protein: MENAVFLKLARDNQLKGLYYIKGKDFEVDFYDEVNSRLIQVTRASDKVDEREIRGIVKAESLVQAKELLIVTYDVEGVERREGREIRMIPIYKFLLMG; this comes from the coding sequence ATGGAGAACGCGGTCTTCCTCAAATTGGCGAGGGACAATCAACTGAAGGGTTTATACTACATCAAGGGTAAGGACTTCGAAGTGGACTTTTACGATGAGGTGAACTCCAGATTGATCCAAGTAACCAGGGCATCCGACAAAGTGGATGAGCGGGAGATCAGGGGTATCGTGAAGGCCGAGAGCCTAGTACAAGCTAAAGAACTCTTAATAGTGACTTACGATGTAGAGGGCGTTGAGAGGAGAGAAGGGAGAGAAATTAGGATGATACCCATCTATAAGTTCCTTCTCATGGGCTAA
- a CDS encoding MFS transporter, with protein MDSNPFSKNLDKFSWSRVHTYAFIAFSAGFFLEAYIFGMAPIASGWVSVPKFLTSTLLAWAPLWLIIGIIVTGPLSDRLGRKTMFYPTMSLYGIGALGLVFSDTYFLILLFLALMLFAAGGEMNTIMVATHEIMPSRHRSKAFFLELNFINIGGFVLGLIGYLVQNQSVGFQRLMIGVTVLIVLIILVYTRMKIPESIRWLEKQGKMEDAEKEVKKYFGEIKVISQDQLRPIVRVKRLPTSFKLAVVILVAAANTIGYGLMTYVLGPYFFSTQTPLIILVANLAEMLVGFVIGALADVLSRKLLLLISFIGATGSTFLIMGTIPEWSSSLPLFYSLLVVLNVFVGISYLTEDALKSEIWPTLKRGTVTAIARFISIGAYIPTIYLTSGFTIYQYMLFNGLVWAVGTVAAILWFLKGYETGKGVNIDEISGETEGTQVK; from the coding sequence ATGGATTCAAATCCCTTTAGTAAGAACCTAGATAAGTTCTCTTGGTCTAGGGTTCACACCTACGCGTTCATAGCCTTTTCCGCTGGGTTCTTTTTAGAGGCCTACATTTTCGGCATGGCCCCCATAGCCAGCGGTTGGGTCTCGGTCCCCAAATTCCTCACAAGCACTCTCTTAGCTTGGGCACCACTTTGGCTCATAATAGGAATTATCGTTACTGGCCCACTCTCGGATAGATTGGGAAGGAAAACAATGTTTTACCCGACCATGTCCCTTTACGGTATTGGTGCCCTGGGACTTGTGTTCAGCGATACCTATTTTCTAATTCTATTGTTCCTGGCCCTCATGCTCTTCGCTGCAGGAGGCGAAATGAACACCATAATGGTGGCAACCCATGAGATCATGCCCAGTAGGCATAGAAGTAAGGCCTTCTTCCTTGAGTTGAACTTCATTAACATAGGGGGCTTCGTCTTGGGCCTAATAGGATACCTGGTACAGAATCAATCCGTAGGGTTCCAAAGATTAATGATAGGTGTTACAGTTCTGATCGTCCTAATAATCTTGGTATACACGAGGATGAAAATTCCGGAGTCCATAAGATGGTTGGAAAAGCAAGGGAAAATGGAGGACGCGGAGAAGGAAGTCAAGAAATACTTCGGTGAAATTAAGGTAATCTCTCAGGACCAACTGAGGCCAATTGTCAGAGTTAAGAGGCTTCCAACCTCGTTTAAGCTGGCCGTGGTAATATTGGTGGCAGCGGCGAATACCATAGGTTATGGGTTAATGACCTACGTGCTGGGTCCTTACTTCTTCTCCACTCAAACTCCTCTCATTATACTAGTTGCTAACCTAGCTGAAATGCTGGTGGGTTTCGTCATAGGGGCTCTCGCTGACGTACTCAGCAGGAAGTTATTGCTTCTCATCTCATTTATTGGAGCTACGGGTTCTACGTTCTTAATCATGGGAACAATACCGGAATGGAGCAGTAGCCTTCCCTTGTTCTACTCGTTACTCGTTGTACTGAACGTGTTTGTGGGAATATCCTATCTGACCGAGGACGCACTAAAAAGCGAAATTTGGCCTACGTTGAAGAGGGGAACTGTGACTGCCATAGCGAGGTTCATATCCATAGGTGCCTACATCCCAACCATTTACTTAACCAGTGGATTCACCATCTATCAATATATGCTTTTCAATGGCCTAGTGTGGGCTGTAGGAACAGTGGCAGCTATCCTATGGTTTTTGAAGGGATATGAGACTGGGAAAGGCGTCAACATAGATGAAATATCGGGGGAGACTGAAGGCACTCAGGTTAAGTAG